In the genome of Altererythrobacter sp. TH136, one region contains:
- a CDS encoding tetratricopeptide repeat protein: MSFLPVILLAAAAFALAALMLRLPRAGWALFGAALLFGLAGYALQGSPGYAGAPKAAAREARDVGVALVDARRELYGPLPPSRFVTVSDAFARRGQFSDAAGILRKSLEENPRDAEAWLALANALVENAEGQLTPAATYAFSRAEQQAPANPGPGFFLGIALINSGRPAEARQLWSDMLARAPADAPWREGLKERLDRLDVLIARMGTR; encoded by the coding sequence ATGAGTTTCCTCCCCGTCATCCTGTTGGCGGCCGCGGCGTTCGCGCTGGCCGCGCTGATGCTGCGCTTGCCGCGCGCCGGCTGGGCCCTGTTCGGTGCGGCGCTGCTGTTCGGGCTGGCGGGCTATGCCTTGCAAGGTTCACCCGGCTACGCGGGAGCGCCAAAGGCTGCCGCGAGGGAGGCCCGGGATGTGGGCGTGGCGCTGGTCGATGCGCGGCGCGAGCTGTACGGGCCGCTTCCGCCCAGCCGATTCGTTACGGTGTCCGACGCGTTCGCTCGCCGCGGCCAGTTTTCCGATGCCGCCGGCATCTTGCGCAAGTCGCTTGAAGAAAATCCCCGCGATGCCGAAGCCTGGCTGGCGCTGGCCAACGCGTTGGTGGAGAACGCCGAAGGCCAGCTGACCCCCGCCGCGACGTACGCATTCTCCCGGGCCGAGCAGCAGGCCCCGGCGAACCCGGGACCGGGGTTCTTTCTGGGAATCGCCTTGATCAATTCAGGGCGTCCGGCGGAGGCGCGCCAGCTGTGGAGCGACATGCTCGCCCGCGCACCAGCGGATGCGCCGTGGCGCGAGGGGCTGAAGGAACGGCTCGATCGGCTGGACGTACTGATCGCGCGAATGGGAACCCGGTGA
- a CDS encoding cytochrome c-type biogenesis protein: MKRIATFLLALLAVPVAAQDTMPPAPYAYRQLEDPALEARAQGLMATLRCLKCQSQSIADSDAPMAGDMRHQVRIRLAAGEEPEQIREWMMERYGDYVSYAPQVSRTTWPLFAGPLILLVIAALLLWRRFGAGR; encoded by the coding sequence ATGAAGCGGATTGCCACCTTCCTGCTCGCTCTGCTTGCCGTCCCCGTGGCAGCGCAGGACACCATGCCGCCGGCTCCCTATGCCTATCGGCAGCTGGAAGATCCTGCGCTGGAGGCGCGGGCGCAGGGGCTGATGGCGACGCTGCGCTGTCTCAAGTGCCAGAGCCAGTCCATCGCCGACAGCGACGCGCCGATGGCGGGCGACATGCGCCATCAGGTGCGAATCCGCCTCGCGGCAGGCGAAGAACCTGAACAGATCCGCGAATGGATGATGGAGCGGTACGGCGACTATGTCAGCTACGCGCCGCAGGTCAGCCGGACCACCTGGCCGCTGTTCGCCGGACCGCTGATCCTGTTGGTCATCGCCGCGCTGCTGCTGTGGCGCCGCTTCGGTGCAGGGCGATGA
- a CDS encoding DsbE family thiol:disulfide interchange protein, producing the protein MNSWRFFVPLAIFAAFLGVAAWQLTQPKDEFVHSAMVGKPIPAFAMRPATSDRPGLKLADLKDGKPKLLNIWASWCVPCAAEAPQLAALKAQGAPIVGVAIRDRPEDVAAFLARYGNPFDRIGADDLSELQLAIGSSGVPETFVVDGQGVIRYQHIGDIRKSHVPILLEKLAEAGE; encoded by the coding sequence ATGAATTCGTGGCGCTTCTTCGTGCCGCTCGCCATCTTCGCCGCCTTCCTTGGCGTCGCGGCGTGGCAGTTGACCCAGCCGAAGGACGAGTTTGTCCATTCCGCCATGGTGGGCAAGCCGATCCCGGCCTTTGCGATGCGGCCTGCCACGTCCGACCGTCCCGGACTGAAGCTCGCGGACTTGAAGGACGGCAAGCCCAAGCTGCTCAACATCTGGGCGAGCTGGTGCGTCCCGTGCGCGGCCGAGGCGCCCCAGTTGGCTGCGTTGAAGGCGCAAGGTGCTCCGATCGTCGGTGTGGCCATCCGCGACCGGCCAGAGGATGTCGCCGCGTTCCTGGCACGGTATGGCAACCCGTTCGACAGGATCGGCGCCGATGACCTGTCCGAACTGCAGCTGGCTATCGGCAGCTCGGGGGTTCCCGAAACCTTCGTCGTCGATGGCCAGGGCGTGATCCGCTACCAGCACATAGGCGACATCCGCAAAAGCCACGTGCCGATCCTTCTCGAGAAGCTGGCCGAGGCTGGCGAATGA
- a CDS encoding heme lyase CcmF/NrfE family subunit codes for MIAELGLAALWLAAALAALQLVAGGLAARQEDSELALLARPAAVVQGALCLFSFAMLVWLFARTDLSVKLVAMNSHSMKPMVFKLAGSWGNHEGSMLLWVTVMSAAGALIGFLERRLPERTMQATLAAQGFVALGFYAFLLFSSNPFERLPVPALEGNGLNPLLQDIGLAFHPPTLYLGYVGLSVAFSFVVGALLTRSVTPDFARAMRPWVLGAWIFLTIGITAGSYWAYYELGWGGWWFWDPVENASLMPWLAATALLHSASVLAARDALRTWTVMLGVVAFSMSMIGTFLVRSGILTSVHAFAVDPERGAFILALLMIYIGGALAVFGFRAGTVAEGERFALVSREGALVINNVMLSAILGVVLLGTLYPLLTEAVGVRVSVGPPYFDPAGAIFTLPMLLVMAAGPLLRWRRDRLERVKAPLIAAGLVALAVLVGVLAFAGPGVLPLLGLALGAGLAVASLLPLRGRKLTRLPLATWGMVVAHFGIAVALIGMASDSAFSEERLAALKIGDSAEIGSWRVTLAAVSPVAGPNWNAIEGVMLASYSGGIPVRLAPQARSFWTPPQETTESALETRWNGQLYAVLGKAADGERWQVRLWWKPFVTLIWFGGLLIAFGGVLALLGRLAQDLRRRTIARKGAARRAELSA; via the coding sequence GTGATCGCCGAACTTGGCCTTGCTGCGCTGTGGCTGGCCGCTGCGCTGGCCGCGTTGCAGCTGGTGGCGGGGGGTCTCGCCGCCCGGCAGGAGGACAGCGAATTGGCGCTGTTGGCTCGTCCTGCAGCCGTCGTCCAGGGGGCGCTGTGCCTGTTCTCGTTCGCGATGCTCGTGTGGCTGTTCGCGCGCACTGATCTGTCGGTCAAGCTGGTGGCGATGAACTCGCACTCCATGAAGCCGATGGTGTTCAAGCTCGCCGGCTCATGGGGCAATCACGAAGGCTCGATGCTGCTGTGGGTCACCGTCATGAGCGCGGCGGGCGCGCTGATCGGGTTCCTCGAGCGGCGGCTGCCGGAACGGACCATGCAGGCAACCCTGGCTGCGCAGGGGTTCGTCGCCTTGGGTTTTTACGCATTCCTGCTGTTCAGCTCCAATCCGTTCGAACGCCTGCCGGTGCCGGCGTTAGAGGGCAACGGCCTCAACCCGTTGCTGCAGGACATCGGTTTGGCCTTCCATCCGCCCACGTTGTACCTGGGCTACGTCGGTCTCTCGGTCGCCTTCAGCTTCGTCGTCGGCGCTCTGCTGACGCGCAGCGTGACCCCGGACTTCGCCCGGGCGATGCGGCCGTGGGTGCTGGGTGCCTGGATCTTCCTGACCATCGGCATCACCGCCGGTTCCTACTGGGCGTATTACGAGCTTGGGTGGGGCGGCTGGTGGTTCTGGGACCCGGTCGAGAACGCTTCGCTGATGCCGTGGCTGGCGGCGACCGCCTTGCTCCATTCCGCCAGCGTGCTGGCCGCTCGCGACGCCTTGCGGACCTGGACGGTGATGCTCGGCGTGGTGGCGTTTTCGATGAGCATGATCGGCACGTTTCTGGTGCGATCGGGCATCCTGACCAGCGTTCACGCCTTTGCCGTCGATCCTGAACGGGGCGCATTCATCCTCGCGCTGCTGATGATCTACATCGGCGGGGCGTTGGCAGTGTTCGGCTTTCGCGCGGGGACAGTGGCCGAAGGGGAGAGGTTTGCCCTCGTCAGCCGCGAGGGCGCGCTGGTGATCAACAATGTCATGCTTTCGGCGATCCTGGGCGTGGTGTTGCTGGGAACCTTGTACCCGCTCCTGACCGAGGCAGTGGGCGTGCGGGTTTCGGTCGGGCCGCCTTACTTCGATCCCGCGGGTGCGATCTTTACCCTGCCGATGCTGCTGGTGATGGCGGCAGGACCGCTGCTGCGCTGGCGGCGCGACCGGCTGGAGCGGGTCAAGGCGCCGCTGATCGCGGCCGGACTGGTGGCGCTGGCAGTCCTCGTCGGGGTGTTAGCCTTTGCCGGACCCGGGGTGCTGCCGCTGCTGGGGCTCGCGCTCGGGGCCGGGCTGGCGGTCGCGAGCCTGTTGCCGCTGCGCGGGCGCAAGCTGACCCGCCTGCCGCTGGCGACCTGGGGAATGGTGGTCGCCCATTTCGGGATCGCGGTGGCGCTGATCGGCATGGCGAGTGACAGCGCGTTCAGCGAAGAACGGCTTGCCGCGCTGAAGATCGGTGATAGCGCCGAGATCGGGTCGTGGCGGGTTACGCTGGCTGCGGTGTCGCCGGTCGCGGGTCCGAACTGGAACGCGATCGAGGGGGTCATGCTCGCAAGCTATTCTGGGGGCATACCCGTACGGCTCGCCCCGCAGGCCCGCAGTTTCTGGACGCCTCCGCAGGAGACCACCGAAAGCGCGCTGGAAACCCGCTGGAACGGGCAGCTTTACGCCGTGCTTGGGAAGGCAGCTGACGGTGAGCGCTGGCAGGTGCGGTTGTGGTGGAAGCCGTTTGTCACCCTGATCTGGTTCGGCGGCTTGCTGATCGCGTTCGGCGGTGTCCTGGCGCTGCTGGGGCGCCTGGCACAGGATCTGCGCCGACGGACCATTGCGCGCAAGGGTGCGGCCCGGCGAGCGGAGCTGAGCGCATGA
- the ccmE gene encoding cytochrome c maturation protein CcmE: MSETRGLQPKHQRLALVVLAVVVLIAAALIATWALRSQASYFYVPSEMVEERPAADRAVRLGGMVETGSMVTRPDGVTVDFVVGDGKARVPVRYSGILPDLFVEGSGVVAEGRLQTDGTFVADNLLAKHDENYVPRELEEMTAAQKKLVVEETTGT, translated from the coding sequence ATGAGCGAAACGCGGGGCCTGCAGCCCAAGCATCAGCGGCTCGCCTTGGTGGTGCTCGCAGTGGTGGTTCTGATTGCCGCCGCCCTGATCGCGACCTGGGCGCTGCGTAGTCAGGCGAGCTATTTCTACGTCCCGAGCGAGATGGTGGAAGAGCGCCCCGCCGCAGATCGCGCGGTGCGGTTGGGGGGGATGGTCGAAACCGGCTCGATGGTCACCCGCCCGGACGGCGTCACCGTCGATTTCGTGGTTGGTGATGGCAAGGCGCGAGTCCCGGTGCGTTACTCCGGGATCCTGCCCGATCTTTTCGTGGAGGGTTCTGGCGTGGTGGCCGAGGGGCGCTTGCAAACTGACGGGACCTTCGTGGCCGACAACCTGCTTGCCAAACATGACGAAAATTACGTCCCTCGGGAGCTGGAGGAGATGACCGCCGCGCAAAAGAAGCTCGTGGTCGAAGAGACGACCGGCACGTGA
- the ccmC gene encoding heme ABC transporter permease CcmC, whose product MHGFANPKRFLSLARPVTPWLLVLGVIVTGGSLAWGLTQVPAERLQGETVRIMYLHVPAAWLGMAGWLTIAAASFTEIVWRHPLSAIAGRAAALPGAFFTALCLVTGSLWGRPAWGKWWVWDGRLTSMLVLLFLYLAYIALAGATAREGASRRIPAIFGLVGIVNLPVIHYSVIWFYSVHQPPSISMGNSSMAPEFLWPLLVATLGFTLLFAAIVLMRMRALLAQTQAEARLRRRAREVDLAPAQA is encoded by the coding sequence ATGCACGGCTTCGCCAATCCCAAACGCTTTCTGAGCCTCGCGCGTCCGGTGACGCCGTGGCTGCTCGTGCTCGGGGTGATCGTCACCGGGGGCTCCCTCGCCTGGGGGCTGACCCAAGTGCCGGCAGAGCGCCTGCAGGGCGAAACCGTCCGCATCATGTACCTCCACGTGCCGGCCGCCTGGCTGGGCATGGCCGGCTGGCTGACCATCGCCGCCGCCAGTTTCACCGAGATCGTCTGGCGTCACCCGTTGAGCGCGATCGCGGGACGGGCCGCCGCGCTGCCGGGAGCGTTCTTTACCGCGCTCTGCCTCGTCACCGGATCGCTGTGGGGACGACCCGCCTGGGGCAAGTGGTGGGTGTGGGATGGCCGCTTGACCAGCATGCTGGTGCTGCTGTTCCTGTACCTAGCCTACATCGCGCTGGCGGGCGCGACCGCGCGCGAAGGTGCCTCCAGGCGTATACCGGCGATCTTCGGCCTGGTCGGCATCGTCAACCTTCCGGTGATCCATTATTCGGTGATCTGGTTCTATTCGGTCCATCAGCCCCCCAGCATCTCGATGGGCAACTCTTCGATGGCACCGGAATTCCTCTGGCCGTTGCTCGTCGCGACCTTGGGCTTCACGCTGCTGTTCGCCGCAATCGTGCTGATGCGCATGCGTGCGCTGCTGGCCCAGACCCAGGCCGAGGCGCGGCTGCGGCGGCGGGCGCGCGAAGTCGATCTGGCACCGGCACAAGCGTGA
- a CDS encoding Glu/Leu/Phe/Val dehydrogenase dimerization domain-containing protein — MTAFWTQADYDDHELVEVVHDRASGLTAIIALHSTHLGPGAGGTRFWHYADSADAMRDALRLSRGMSYKNAMAGLPMGGGKAVILAPRDKRKTPEMLAAFGRAVDALGGRYVTAEDVGISEADMVEVSRHTKFVSGLPVAEGEAGGDPGPFTAMGIYLGIKAAVEHKLGKTSLQGVRVAVQGTGSVGGGVARLLAKDGARLVVADMDEARARSLALETDGEAVAPDQIMSVACDVFSPNALGAILDEEGIARLDCAIVAGGANNQLARSQHGGLLAEREILYAPDYVINAGGIISVALEYLCRTEGHPCDINEVRKRLAQIPDRLRAIWQESDRTGVSSDVVADRMAQKLIGR, encoded by the coding sequence ATGACGGCTTTCTGGACTCAGGCGGATTACGACGATCACGAACTGGTCGAGGTGGTCCACGATCGGGCTTCCGGGCTGACCGCGATCATCGCGCTGCATTCGACGCATCTCGGACCCGGCGCCGGCGGCACCCGCTTCTGGCACTATGCCGATAGCGCCGATGCGATGCGCGATGCCCTGCGGCTAAGTCGCGGAATGAGTTACAAAAATGCCATGGCCGGCCTGCCGATGGGCGGCGGCAAGGCGGTGATCCTCGCGCCGCGCGACAAGCGCAAGACCCCTGAAATGCTGGCTGCATTCGGTCGTGCGGTCGACGCGCTCGGCGGACGTTACGTCACCGCCGAGGATGTCGGCATTTCCGAAGCGGACATGGTCGAGGTTTCGCGCCACACGAAGTTTGTCTCCGGCCTGCCTGTGGCCGAGGGCGAGGCCGGCGGCGATCCGGGGCCGTTCACCGCCATGGGTATCTACCTTGGCATCAAGGCGGCGGTGGAGCACAAGCTGGGCAAGACCTCGCTGCAGGGCGTTCGGGTGGCGGTGCAGGGTACCGGCAGCGTCGGCGGCGGGGTGGCCCGGCTGCTCGCGAAAGACGGTGCCCGGCTGGTGGTCGCCGACATGGACGAAGCGCGCGCCCGGTCGCTCGCCCTGGAAACCGATGGGGAAGCCGTGGCGCCTGACCAGATCATGTCGGTCGCGTGCGATGTCTTCAGCCCCAACGCTCTCGGCGCGATCCTGGACGAAGAGGGTATCGCCCGCCTCGACTGTGCGATCGTCGCTGGCGGCGCGAACAACCAGCTCGCGCGGTCGCAGCACGGCGGTCTGCTGGCGGAGCGGGAAATCCTCTACGCGCCCGATTATGTGATCAACGCCGGCGGCATCATTTCGGTGGCGCTCGAGTATCTGTGCCGCACCGAAGGTCATCCGTGCGACATCAACGAGGTCCGCAAGCGGCTCGCGCAAATCCCCGATCGTCTGCGCGCCATCTGGCAGGAAAGCGACCGTACCGGCGTTTCTTCCGACGTGGTGGCCGACCGCATGGCGCAGAAGCTGATCGGGCGCTAA
- a CDS encoding 2OG-Fe(II) oxygenase, producing the protein MMQLGESSADILSQTPGVQRAPFADLELFQRKQFLAPALCAALIELIEAGRRPSTIADANGDALFRTSETCDLDPDHPAVRELESRLVALNEIDPAHGEPVQGQRYAPGQEFKPHTDYFDPDGADWERYCAVSGQRTWTFMVYPNSVEAGGGTRFVAAKKIVQPEAGKLLAWNNRRAGGEPNPATLHHGMKVRRGVKYVITKWYREGPWR; encoded by the coding sequence ATGATGCAACTTGGCGAATCCTCGGCTGACATCCTGTCGCAGACGCCGGGCGTCCAGCGCGCGCCCTTCGCCGACCTGGAGCTGTTCCAGCGCAAACAGTTCCTGGCACCCGCTTTGTGCGCGGCGCTGATCGAACTGATCGAAGCCGGCCGGCGGCCCTCCACCATCGCCGATGCCAATGGCGACGCGCTGTTCCGTACCAGCGAGACCTGCGATCTCGATCCCGACCACCCGGCGGTTCGCGAGCTGGAAAGCCGCCTGGTGGCCCTCAACGAAATCGATCCGGCACACGGCGAGCCGGTCCAGGGGCAACGCTATGCCCCGGGGCAGGAGTTCAAGCCGCACACCGATTACTTCGATCCGGACGGCGCCGATTGGGAGCGGTATTGTGCTGTGTCAGGCCAGCGGACCTGGACGTTCATGGTCTACCCGAACAGCGTGGAGGCCGGCGGCGGCACCCGTTTCGTGGCGGCGAAGAAGATCGTTCAGCCGGAAGCAGGCAAATTACTGGCATGGAACAACCGGCGGGCCGGCGGCGAACCCAATCCGGCGACGCTCCACCACGGAATGAAGGTGCGCAGAGGCGTGAAGTACGTGATCACCAAATGGTATCGGGAGGGGCCCTGGCGATGA
- a CDS encoding MOSC domain-containing protein, with protein MNKPHVFGLARSMAHHFSKLPCDSLCLIEGLGVEGDAHAGVTVQHLSRIKQDPDQPNLRQVHLIHAELLDDLVEHGYVLAPGALGENVTTRGIDLLALHEGTRLHIGEAVIRVTGLRNPCRQIDDFMPGLLKHMIEKPADGSLNRKCGVMAVVEHGGEIAVGAPIRIEEPAGPRRRLEPV; from the coding sequence ATGAACAAACCGCACGTGTTCGGCCTCGCCCGCAGCATGGCGCATCACTTTTCCAAGCTTCCCTGCGACAGCCTGTGCCTGATCGAGGGGCTGGGGGTGGAAGGCGACGCCCATGCCGGGGTGACCGTCCAGCACCTGTCACGGATCAAGCAGGATCCCGACCAGCCGAACCTGCGGCAGGTCCACCTGATCCATGCCGAGCTGCTCGATGACCTGGTTGAGCACGGCTATGTCCTGGCGCCCGGCGCGCTGGGGGAAAATGTCACGACTCGCGGGATCGACCTGCTCGCCCTGCACGAGGGTACCCGGCTGCATATCGGAGAAGCGGTGATCCGGGTGACGGGTCTGCGCAATCCGTGCCGCCAGATCGACGACTTCATGCCCGGACTGCTCAAGCACATGATCGAGAAGCCCGCCGATGGTTCGCTCAACCGCAAGTGCGGGGTCATGGCGGTGGTCGAGCACGGTGGCGAAATCGCCGTCGGAGCACCGATCAGGATCGAGGAGCCGGCTGGACCGCGCCGGAGACTGGAGCCGGTGTAA
- the rpmE gene encoding 50S ribosomal protein L31 — translation MKADTHPDYHMITVKMTDGTEFQTRSTWGSEGDTLALDIDPTSHPAWTGGKQQLQEGGRVAKFNQRFGGLTLKK, via the coding sequence ATGAAGGCCGATACCCACCCCGATTACCACATGATCACCGTCAAGATGACCGACGGCACCGAATTCCAGACCCGTTCGACGTGGGGCTCGGAAGGCGACACGCTGGCGCTGGATATCGATCCGACCAGCCACCCGGCGTGGACCGGTGGCAAGCAGCAGCTGCAGGAAGGCGGCCGCGTGGCCAAGTTCAACCAGCGCTTCGGTGGGCTCACCCTCAAGAAGTAA
- the fabZ gene encoding 3-hydroxyacyl-ACP dehydratase FabZ, with the protein MSDINTQGNAGQTPYDILKVLKALPHRYPLLLVDRVRSIDLGERIHAVKAVSFNEQFFQGHFPGRPIMPGVLQIEALAQAAGVLGIETFELAGTGKLVIFMAIENAKFRAPVEPGCLLDLEVEFTRKSSRVCKFKGRASVEGQTTCEVEFTAMIADPPKD; encoded by the coding sequence ATGAGCGACATCAACACCCAAGGTAACGCCGGCCAGACGCCGTACGATATCTTGAAGGTGCTCAAGGCCCTGCCGCACCGTTATCCGCTCCTGCTGGTCGATCGGGTTCGCTCGATCGACCTCGGGGAGCGGATTCATGCGGTGAAGGCGGTTTCGTTCAACGAGCAGTTCTTCCAAGGGCACTTCCCCGGTCGCCCGATCATGCCGGGCGTGCTGCAGATCGAGGCGCTGGCCCAGGCCGCCGGCGTGCTCGGGATCGAGACGTTCGAGCTGGCGGGCACCGGCAAGCTGGTGATCTTCATGGCGATCGAGAACGCCAAGTTCCGCGCGCCGGTGGAGCCGGGATGCCTGCTCGACCTCGAAGTGGAATTCACCCGCAAGTCGAGCCGGGTGTGCAAGTTCAAGGGCCGCGCCAGCGTGGAAGGGCAAACGACTTGCGAGGTCGAGTTCACCGCGATGATCGCCGATCCTCCCAAGGACTGA
- a CDS encoding OmpH family outer membrane protein: MKSYLKPALAAGIMFAAASPMIAAPAAAQVVKGIGVVSLPAVVANSNAYKTAETQRPVTYKAQVDAAEARRAAIAAQLQPLLTKYNADQAADANNPALNAQRQTIQQIGQSGQQELQQLLAPISLSRAYVTEQIEDRLDTAVQNAAKRKNIQLILDPTQGAVIYADAAYNITQDVLNELNTLLPSAQLVPPEGWLPREIREQQAAAAQGGAAVPTVPQNPPAATGR, encoded by the coding sequence ATGAAGAGCTATCTCAAGCCGGCGCTGGCCGCCGGGATCATGTTCGCGGCCGCATCGCCGATGATCGCAGCGCCCGCCGCGGCGCAGGTCGTCAAGGGCATCGGCGTGGTCAGCCTCCCCGCGGTGGTGGCCAATTCCAACGCCTACAAGACGGCCGAGACCCAGCGCCCGGTGACGTACAAGGCGCAGGTCGATGCTGCCGAAGCGCGCCGCGCGGCGATTGCCGCCCAGCTCCAGCCGCTGCTCACCAAGTACAACGCGGACCAAGCGGCGGACGCCAACAACCCCGCGCTCAATGCGCAGCGGCAGACGATCCAGCAGATCGGCCAGTCCGGTCAGCAGGAACTGCAGCAGCTGCTCGCGCCGATTTCGCTGAGCCGCGCCTATGTCACCGAACAGATCGAGGATCGCCTCGACACCGCGGTGCAGAATGCCGCCAAGCGCAAGAACATCCAGCTGATTCTCGATCCCACGCAGGGCGCGGTGATCTATGCCGATGCGGCGTACAACATCACGCAGGACGTGCTGAACGAACTCAACACCCTGCTGCCGAGCGCGCAGCTGGTGCCGCCGGAAGGCTGGCTCCCGCGCGAAATCCGCGAACAGCAGGCGGCCGCCGCGCAGGGCGGGGCAGCCGTGCCGACCGTGCCGCAGAACCCGCCGGCCGCGACCGGCCGCTAA